The following nucleotide sequence is from Halomonas chromatireducens.
AGAAGATCCGCCTTCGCTCTGAGTTGCAGTCGTCAGGGCAGGCCTCTTCACGCAGGTCATAGGCATACTCGTTCACCGTGTACGGCTTGCCTTGCAGGGGAGAGTCGTCCAGAGCGTACAACTCGCTGCGAAGAACGTTTCCGCGCAACGCTCGGAGGGCGTCCCGCTTGATGGCGGCGTCGGCGGACGACGCCTGCTCGTCGGGACATGCACTGTATGACTGGAGGAAGGCGGCCATTCGTCCGGCATGGTCCAGAAGTGGTGGATCACCCTTCCAGTACTCCTGCGAATAATCGGATTCGCTCCAGCTGCCGGACCGCTCAACCACAGGCCCCTGGTGAAACCAGGTACGCTTCTCGATCGGTGGCGAGAACATCTTCGGCTCCACCATGTCGAAGCGACGGCCCGGATGCAGGCCGGAAGACGCAAACCGGTCGAACGCCTCCGTGTCGCGCTGATCGACCCGACCGAAACCGCGGAACTCCCGCTCAGCCCCGTCCCAATAGCCATGATGGTAACGATACTCGGTGGTCAGCTTACCGCCCGAAATCGCATCGATTACTTCAACGCTTGCAACCACCGGCACCGGAAAAGGAAGCGGTGTCCGCCAGCGAGTTCGCGGATCCTGCTCGTCGTCCAGGTAGTACCGTGTGGACGGGGCATACTCGACACGCGTAACCGCTCCAATGTGGTTATCGATGTGGTTCAACAGGTAGGGTTTCACCCCAGCGGTGAAATCGAGGAAGTGAAGCGAAGTTCGACCCGGCGCGTGAGCGTCCCGGCTCCACAGAAGCCCACTGATACCGCTGCCGAGCAGATCGACCAGACGCACGTCGGCATCCGCCCCGGGGGTTCCCGTGATGATGGTTGCCTCGCTCCAACGGTTGCCGCACTGGTTGATGTAGAGCAATACCTTGCCGTCATCGACGTAGACGATGTCGGCCACGCCGTCGCCGTCGACGTCGCCGATCAAGATCCGCTCCGGATCGTAGCCGTGGGGGAAGCGCGGGCCGGTGCGCATGGAGACGCGTCTGCCCCATTCGCCATGACCGAGATTGGGCCAGTAGTCGACGCTGCCGTCATGAATCATGACGATGTCCTGCAGCCCATCACCGGTCATGTCCGCCCAGCGCACACGCGGATCGGAGAACTTGACGTTCGGGAAGGAACCGAGCTCGCCCCGCTCAGCCTGCGTGGTGCGGGTCCACCCTTTCCGAGGGTCGTTGAAGTAGTATTCAAATCGCGCGCCCGAACGCACCGCGTCCGTGACGCCATCGCCGTTGAGATCGATGAGCTGCACCTCAGGATCTTCAAGGTTGAAGCTAGGTGCCTTTGGATAGCTGCGGAAAGAACGGCGATCCCAAGCGCCGCCACGTGCCATCGGGAAGTACCCGGCCAGCGGCCCCGAGGTCACCAGGAGGTCAACGCTTCCATTGCCATTGGCATCGATAAGCTGCACACCCGAATCCGCAAGGCGTAGCCCTGCGGGCGCTTCGCTCATCTCGCGGGGAAGATCGAAGCGTCCATTGCCGAGGTTTCGCCAATAGCGAATGGAGTCACTGAGCTCGAACAGATCCGGAAGCCCGTTCCCGAACAGGTCGGCCAATTCCAAGTCCGGGCTAGCCAGTGACTTCGCGGGAAGCGCTCGACCTCGTATGGGAAAGAATGCTCGCTCGTCTGGCTCCAGCGCCGTATAACCGAACTCCAGCGGAGGCAACTCCTGCGTGTCGTCGCCGTCATGGCCAGTGACCTCTATCCGGCTCAACAATGAAATGCCATTGCGAGGCAGCGCAGCGACCTGGGACTCGCCCAACGCAATCCGTTCATCCAAGTAGACAAAGCGCCAACTGCGAATCGCCCTATCTTTGTCAGCGTGGGAGCTCACCGTGATCTGCCGGCAGCGCCTACGGGTGCGGATCTCGAAACCCGCGCGGTACTCAGAGAAGCTGTCTGGTCGATCCGCGTAATCGAAGGCGACGCACACTAGAAACCGAGTATCGCTCTCCACACTGAAGTCGACATACCGGATGCGTTTCAGGTACAGCTGATCCCAGTGATGGCCATCCTGCTTGCCAGTGTCGCGCTCGTACTCGTACTCGATGGCGTTTCCAAAAGGATCAACCGTTCGCGTCAGCTTCCAGGCGAACACTCTAGATGGATCGGCAGGATCAGCAATGACGGCAGGTTCGCTTGCGGCACGTCCGGGCGTGCCATAGGTACTGACCAGACCATCGCGAGTATGCACCTCCCAGTAGCGGCTCCCGGCTTCACGGCGATAGGCGATGTCCGCGAACAATTCTTCCGTGCGGGGCCGGTATCGCACCGTGTCGGGGAAATCACCCGAAACGGGTACGAGATCTTCGGCGCCCGACAAGATGAAGACGTCTTCAGCGTCCCCGTAACGCGGCACCCCTTTGGCCGTACGTCGGCTGACACCGGGGATCCCCAGGTCCCAGCCGAGTCCGAAAGGGCCGTTGCCGTTACCTGTGCTGTAGAGCAGATTCAGACGAGGCTGGAAGCCGTTGCGACCCTCGGGTAATGAAAGCGGGATCGTGAAGTTTCCGGTGCCCGTAAATACGTCGGGCGAGAACGTCTCACCAATTCCACTCAACGCTCCCCCACCTTGGGGAAGCGAAATGACCGGACCCGCTTGCGATGATGTGGTCATCGGTCTCGCTCCCACCCTGCCCGCTGAGGACTAGTCGCGAGAGACGAAGATGCATGGAGCAACCTCGGGCTACCCTCGCAGCCTCAATGGCGTTTAATGCTCGTTTAAAACAGGGTAGAACACCTTTCATTGCCTGGACAATTTCTTGCGGGGGTTCATGCCCGTTCTGCGTAGCCACCCAGGCCTTCAGGTGTTGGCCGAATCCTACCTCCGGCAGGCTTAGGGGCGGCCGCCCCGCGTAACCGTGGGAACGGTGCTTCGGCAGCAATCTGGAGTCTGGCTGATGCGCCATACAAGCAGAGATCTTGGCTCAGTGTGATACCGCACAGACGCGACAATCGCTATCCACAAAACTGATGGTCTAGATAGCGCTTAGCGCTCTTGCCGATGCGTGGTGATCAGATCTGAGTTCCGAATGACAATCCTCAAACAGCGCGTGAGTACCGATATGCCATGGAACACGTCGACAAAGAGTGAGCGCAAAGAACGGACCTATACGTTGCCGATGCCTGGATGAGATGCGTGCGGCAGCCGAAAACTCCCCGGCATGTCTCCTATCTGACAGGATCCTCGTCGGACCAGTCGTGCTTGCCGTTCTTCCCATTTAGAGGAGGGGCCACTTCTTCAAATATCGAATGGACGACATAGCCAAGAAACTTGATGGCTAGATTTGCATCATCACCGGCGGTACCAGCAGCATCGCCATTGAAAATGCGAAACGCTTGCGGTCCGTTCAGCACCAACGTTGACGAGGGAAAGGACGCATTTCACCGCCCTGCGTTTCCCTATCAATACAGGAGGAGGCGACCATGTCGACAATCACCACCATTAATCCCGCGACCCAAAAAGACATTCAGACCTACGACATCATGACCGAAAAGGAGGCAACGGACCGGATCGAGGCCTGCCATGCGGCTTTTCTGAAATGGCGCGAACTGACTCATCAGGAACGTGCCCCATATCTGAAGACGATCGGCCAAAAGTTGCGCAACAATGCCGATGAGTTGGCCGCCTTGATGACCAGCGAAACCGGCAAGCTCGTGAACGACGGGCACCTTGAGATCGAGCTCTGTGCGGCGATCTGTGATTACACCGCTCAAAACGGACCCGAGACGCTGGCCGATGAAGAGCGCACGCACGGTCCCGATGGAAATCGCGGCATCGTCAGCTATCAGCCGCTTGGCGTCATCTATTCGATCCAGCCCTGGAACTTTCCCCTTTACCAGCCGATTCGCGTGCTGGCGGGAAATCTGATGGCAGGCAACGGCTGTGTTCTGAAACACGCCAGCATCTGCACTGGGTCTGGCCTGCGCCTGCGTGAATTGTGCATTGAGGCAGGCCTGCCCGAGGACTTGTTTCAGGTCATCGTGATCGACCACGACACCAGCGACAAGCTCATCGCCCACCCCAAGGTCCGTGGTGTTACGCTGACCGGCAGCGACGGGGCCGGGCGACACGTCGGTGCTGTGGCCGCCACGGCGCTAAAGAAGACGGTACTCGAACTGGGCTCAAATGACGCCTACCTCGTGCTTGAGGATGCCGACATCGAAACGGCGGTGAAATTTTCGGTCATGGGGCGGCTGTACAACAACGGACAGACCTGCGTTTCCGCAAAGCGTTTCATCGTGGCCGACAAGGCTTATGACGCCTTTGTCGATGCGTTCGTCGCTCAAATGAAAGGCATCACCATGGGCGATCCCACGGATAAGGATACCCAGCTTGGTCCGCTTTCCAGCCAGGACCAGTTTGACACGGTTAAAGAGCAGGTGGACGCCAGCGTCTCCAAGGGTGCAAAACTCCTGTGCGGCGGAGAAGCGCCTGACCGCAAGGGTGTCTATTATCCGGCCACGGTGCTGGCAAATCTCTCACCCGGAATGCCAGCCTACGACGATGAAATCTTTGGGCCTGTCGCGTCGATCATCCGCGCCAAAGATGACGAGGACGCCATGCGACTGGCGAATGAAAGCCGCTATGGTCTGGGCGGAGGAATCTTTTCCAGAGACGAGGAATATGCTATCAAGCTGGCCCGCAATTACTTCGACACGGGCATGATCCGAATTAACTCGTTCGGGGCCGCTGATCCGAATATGCCCTTTGGCGGGGTCAAGGATTCTGGATACGGACGTGAACACGGCGGCTTTGGTATGAAGGAATTCGTTAACGTAAAGTCGATTTTTTTGCCGTGACCACCTTCCACATGACCAAGTCCCTCAATGGCATCGGGATAGCTTTTATCGAGGTGGTCGAGGGTTCCTTCCAGGGCAACCACGAAAGGGGGCGTCCCGAACCGGTGATCGAGGCCATCCAGAAAAGTTTTTCGCGTGCCTATATCGGTAACGGTGCCTACAGCGCCGAGGAGGCCCGCGAACGCATCGCCGCCGGCAAGACCGATCTGGTGACCTTCGGGCGTCCCTTCATCACCAACCCCGACCTGCCCGAGCGCTTCCGTCTCGGCGCCTCGCTCAACGAGTGGGACGACAGCACCTTCTACGGTGGCGATGAGCGCGGCTACATCGATTATCCGAGCCTCTCCGAGCAGCCGGCGTAATCCCCGTTTCCCAACTCCCGGCCGTCGGTCGGGGCTCTTCCCCCCTATTCGCAACACCAGCCAATTCAAGTCCAGAGGAGACGCATCCATGTCAGAGATCAATGGCAAGGTCGTCATCATTACCGGTGCCAGCAGCGGCCTCGGCGAAGCCACAGCTCATCGCCTGGCCAAGGGCGGAGCCAAACTCGTCCTCGGAGCTCGCCGTGAGGATCGGCTAAGGTCACTGGTCGATGTCATCGTCAACCAGGGCGGCGAGGCCATCTACCGCGTCACCGACGTGACCGACCGCGACCAGGTCGAGGCGCTGGCCGCCGCGGCCAGGGAGACTTACGGCCGCATCGACGTATTGGTCAACAATGCCGGCCTGATGCCGCTGTCACCGCTCGACCAGCTCAAGGTCGACGAGTGGGAACAGATGATCGACGTCAACATCAAGGGCGTGCTCTTCGGCATCGCCGCGGTGTTACCGACCATGCGCGAGCAGCATGCTGGTCATATCATCAACCTCTCCTCCGTTGCCGGCCATGTGGTCTTCCCTTCGGCGGCGGTATACTGCGCGACAAAGTATGCCGTCAAGGCGCTGTCCGAGGGCATTCGTCAGGAAGGCGGCGAGGAGATCCGCTCCACCAACATCTCTCCCGGGGCCATTGCCACCGAACTGACGTCCACCATCAGCGATCCCAAAACCGCCGAAGGCGTGAATGAGCTATACGACATGGCCATCGATGCCGATGCCATCGCCCGGGCGATTACCTACGCCATCGAGCAGCCGGCGTATGTCGATGTCAACGAGATTATCATCCGTCCGACCAAGCAGCCGCTCTAGGCAAGCAGGCGCCAGCCTCGCGCCACACGATGAAATCGTCCCGACCGGGCATCGGTCGCGGCGGTCACAAGCTCGGCCGTGCATTCAGCTATGCGATTTCAACTACGCGATTGGTGTCGTCTGATGTCGAGGCTAAAAAGGGGATGGCATCACTGCCAGGGCGCAGCCTGGCATCTGCGCTGCGATAACCTCACCCAGCGCTATTCGACGCGCTGGGAAGAGCTTCCCGCGGCAAGAGCCACATAACAAGAAGCCCGGCCGTGAGGCCGGGCTAAATCTTCGCTTCCTTTCCACTACCTCAAGCATCCTGCCTGAGCATCCCTTGGTGCGTGAGTCTCCCTGACTCGGCCTTCCCTGTAGAGCCTCCTTGCCCGATGCGCTCACTATGACAGCTACGTAGGGAGATCACTATTACCCGGGGATACCATTTCTGTAAGAGATTACCGACACGTACTGTAAGCAAAAGCGCTCGCACCGGACCGGAATGAATGGACAAGCTACGCGCCCGAGGCCAGGGTGATGGGTATCTGGAAATCCCGGGGCATTCACCTTGCACTTCTGGAGATGCAATGACTCTTTTTGCCCCTCAGTAATACGAGAGCGCTGCCGATGAATACTGCATGACGATATTTACCCATCTCGTGATCGACCCCCATGCCCTGGGGGCCATTCAGGGCGTGCATTACGCTCCCCTCGTGCTCGTTTCCTGGGCTGTCGCGCTGGCAGCCGCCTATACCGGACTGGACATTATCAATCTCGTCGGCACGCTCAAGCGAGCAGGTTGGCGCTGGCTCTGGCTGATTGCCGGAGCCAGCGTAATGGGCCTTGGGGTATGGAGCATGCATTTCACTGGCATGCATGCCTATCAGCTTGATTTTACCGTCACCCATGCACCAGCCCTGA
It contains:
- a CDS encoding NAD-dependent succinate-semialdehyde dehydrogenase, which codes for MSTITTINPATQKDIQTYDIMTEKEATDRIEACHAAFLKWRELTHQERAPYLKTIGQKLRNNADELAALMTSETGKLVNDGHLEIELCAAICDYTAQNGPETLADEERTHGPDGNRGIVSYQPLGVIYSIQPWNFPLYQPIRVLAGNLMAGNGCVLKHASICTGSGLRLRELCIEAGLPEDLFQVIVIDHDTSDKLIAHPKVRGVTLTGSDGAGRHVGAVAATALKKTVLELGSNDAYLVLEDADIETAVKFSVMGRLYNNGQTCVSAKRFIVADKAYDAFVDAFVAQMKGITMGDPTDKDTQLGPLSSQDQFDTVKEQVDASVSKGAKLLCGGEAPDRKGVYYPATVLANLSPGMPAYDDEIFGPVASIIRAKDDEDAMRLANESRYGLGGGIFSRDEEYAIKLARNYFDTGMIRINSFGAADPNMPFGGVKDSGYGREHGGFGMKEFVNVKSIFLP
- a CDS encoding SDR family oxidoreductase, whose amino-acid sequence is MSEINGKVVIITGASSGLGEATAHRLAKGGAKLVLGARREDRLRSLVDVIVNQGGEAIYRVTDVTDRDQVEALAAAARETYGRIDVLVNNAGLMPLSPLDQLKVDEWEQMIDVNIKGVLFGIAAVLPTMREQHAGHIINLSSVAGHVVFPSAAVYCATKYAVKALSEGIRQEGGEEIRSTNISPGAIATELTSTISDPKTAEGVNELYDMAIDADAIARAITYAIEQPAYVDVNEIIIRPTKQPL
- a CDS encoding DUF4113 domain-containing protein, producing the protein MSRLKRGWHHCQGAAWHLRCDNLTQRYSTRWEELPAARAT